CATGTACAGTTGAAGGCATTCACCATTTGGGAGTTCAGCGTAGCCAGAGGCAAAAGCTGAGCGAGTGTTACACAGCTTGGCCTGACAAAAGCTGTTTCCCATTTCAGTGCTCTGATGGCACTGTCTTTCCCGGGCCTCTCGTGGGATGAAACGTCTCAGACACATCATCACAGTCTCTTTTAATCTGCAATCCTGGAAGCCAATAGCAGCGTTAGAGCACCCTACTCACCGCCTGTTCCTTCCATGATGCCCCGAACCACAGACTGAACCCCGCTGGGTCTCATTAGCCTCTCAGAGAGCAGCTGACCACAAAGGCGTCGCAGCCACGCTGGAGCCCGCACAAGGGCCGGCTTTGTTTCTTCCCCAGGAGAGAGGGGactctgaaaggaaacaaaggagCAGGGTAAGGAGAGTATCTGCACACTCCTGTGCAAACCCCCACTAACAGGCAAAcagcctgcaccctgccctgcaggaCCTGAGACCAGACAGGAGCACAGGACAGgggaacattttaaataaatcgCTTCTTCATCCAGTGGCACAAAGCAAATTAGGGCATCATGAGAGAGGCCAGCCTCCCCAGAAGCATCCCCTCGTGCAGAGTTTCCCTCCTTTAATTAAAGGCTCTCAGGgtcaggcagcagctcccaatGCCGCGTTACTAAAACAGTGCACAGGGGGCTTTGGGGACACGTTGGGTTTGATGCAGGTAAGGGGTCTGCAGCAGTGACCCCTGCCAGGACCCAGCATGGAGCCCTGGGCAGTGGAGACAGCCCTGTGAGCCTGCAGGCTCGCTGGTCGAGCAAAGCAATCCCCCCCAGACAGTAAAAACAGCACAGCTGTCCAGAGGTTGCCAACCCACAAAATGAGCGATTCGAATGGAGGTGCTTGCTCAGACACCCTGAGGAGCAAGGCAGGCCAGCACCACTGCGCTGAGGGggatagaatagaatagaatattttcagttggaGGGGACCcacaatgatcatctagtccaacaacctgaccacttcagggctgaccaaaagttaaaacgtgttattaagggcattgtccaagTATCAGCTTGGGACGTCAGCTTGGCTTTTGTTGAACCAGGAGTCTCCTGCTTTTGAGCAGGAGAGCCATAGCACACACTGAGAGAACGGCCCTGCACAAGCAAGCGCCTTGCACAGaccctctgcagcctgtgcacATGGGACAGCCAGCTTCTGCCTGCTCAGGAATCGCGTGTGGCTCCAGCCAGAGGGTCTGTGTGCAGCACTGAGTGTGCCTAAGCCAGCAACCCAGCGGCACCTGTGTGCCCACCAGCAGTTCCTCTTGCCCTGACCCCAAACCGTGACATGGCAAGTGGGCACGCACCCACCCACAGCACCTGCCTGGAGCCAGGACATGGTGCCTTCCCTAGGGACTTTCTAAAAACAACGCTAAGATTTTgccgcctcctcctccctgctgccatgAAGCAGCCTTTGAAACGGCCACCAACAGCAGCCAGTGCCGAGGCAGCACCACTTTGCCCCTTCAAGTGGAAAGGGGCAGGTTCTGGAAGAGAAGGCGCTTTGCTTGGCCAGGTGCAGCGGGTGTAACTACTGAGCCAAGGCAGCACGTGCCGCCGTGAGAGCCCCGGGTTCAGCCACACACCCCCGAACAGTGGGGCCCGTGCCGCTGCCGTGTGAGCAACATGCGCCGAAGCTGCTTCACTCATGCACTCACACGGCGTTCCGGGATGGGGCTGCGGCACTAAACCAGTTTTTAGGGCTTAAGATTTCTGGGAGAGTGGCAACGGTACCCTCAGAGCATGGGAAGGCACGGCCCCAGCACCATGAGTGGTACGTGCCCTGCACCGGGGATGGCCGTGCTGCCGAGTACCTGCTTGGGCCGGCCCTGCAGGACCAGCAGCTCCCGCACCGCCAGTGGCTGGTAGACACGGTCCAGGATGTCCCGCAGGGCCTCCCGGCACCATGCTCGCTCCGCTTCCGGAACACcctggaaaaacaaaccccaggGCAGTGAGGAGAGCGTGGCTGCTGGCACTGGACCCGATGGCAGGCcggtgcccctccagcccctcttCCCTCGCacggggccggcagccccaggcagggcttGGCACATGGAGCCCAGCATGGCCGCAGGCTCGGGTGAAGCTGGCGACCCCGACATGTTcctggtggggctgggtgccCGTGCCGGCACCGGCCACACCGGGGGAGCGGGAGGAGGGGGCCCACGGACCTGGCTGTGGGCGGTGGGGCCGTGGcccagcaggcagaggctggcGAGGAGGAGGCCGAGATGGCGGGCGAGGAGCGGGCTGCCCAGCGCGGGGTGCCGGGCCACCTCGGTCAAGGCGGTGGTGGCGGTGAGGAGCCGGGCCCCGCAGATGGCCGGCAGTACCGAGGGGGACGCGGGGGGGCCCGGGCGCTGCCCCACACCCGGTGGCAGGTAGGGCAGCAGGCCCAGGCCCACGGCGGCCCGCAGCGCCCGCGCCACCGACCGGCCCTGCGCCACGCTCAGCGTGTCGGCGCTGGGCGGCGGAGCGGCCCCGGGTCCGggcccgcgggcggcggggacggcGGCGAGCGCGGCCAACCGCTCCCTGAGACACAGCAGCAGCGCCAGCAGCCCGCAGGCGACGGCCCAGCCCGGCTCGgcctccgccgccgccccggcggCCAGCGCGGGGCTCCGGGCCAGCACAGCATCGCGCAGGCCGCGCAGCGCCGCCCAGCCCGGCTCCAGCCGCAGCCTCTCCGCCAGCGCCGCCGCGTTGCTGCGCAGCGTCTCCGGACGCAGCTCGGGGCCAGGCCCGGCCACAGCATCCCGCTCAccgggcccggcgggcggccgcagcagcagctccagcgcCTCTACCACCCGCTCCAGCTCCGTGCCCGTCtccggccccgcgccgcccgccaTCTTGGCGCCGCCGTGAAGGGGCGGGGCGCGGCTCTCCGCCGCCATCTTGGGGCGGTCGGGCAAGGGGCGGAGCAGCACCGCCTGCCGCCATCttgggcggggcggggcggggcggggcgcggcgcggcgccaTTCTTGGGGCCTGGCCCGAGGGctgcgcggccgccgccgctgctgcccgCCCCGGTGTAGTCGGAGGTAGCAAGGCACGGCAGCGAGTGCAGCCCTCGGTCGCGCTAGCTCAGGAGCTCATGTTCTTCCTCGCCGGTGGAGtgcaggggacacagctggcTCCTACCCGGCCAGGCCAGGCCTGACCTGGCAGCGGGGTGTGAGGCCGGCCGTGTAGGCCCCTATCCCAGCCGGCTCCCCACAGGGCTCAACAGCACCAGCCCCTCTGGCAGGTCAGGTACTTCGGGAGAGCTCCCACCCCAAGGCTCACCCCTGTGCTGAGCATGAGCTCTAGCTGAATCCAGCAAAAGTTAGCAGGTTCCAGAAAGAAACGAGCAATTCCATCTAAAAAGGCTGAGCCCAAAGCCATCTGCAGATCACACCCAGCATGTGGAGACAGCGGTGTGCAAGATGGGCATTACTGCCTGCTCTCAGGGTCAGTGGCCAGACCTACCTTTGGAACAGGCAGCTTACGTGCATGTTGCAAAGACCGTCAGTTAGcaatttgcttttctgagaCTGTAACAAGGCAGGATGACTGAATTCTAAGCTGCTGCATGTTTGAAAGCCTTCAAGGACTGCAGGGCATGTTACTCTTCTGTGTTTCCTTACCAGGCAGGGCCTCTGAGGTGAGGTCACAGCAATTACAGGCTTGGACAAACATCAGTGATCCCACAGGCTTGCTAACAGCCTCGGCTCTGCTGCGTGGCCCTTGCAGGTCAGTGGGGCAGGGCATTGGGCCAGGCTTTGCGCACAGACGGCCACCATCATAAGGCAGCACAAGCCCAGTTTTCACGCCACACCTTGCTCTTCTTTCCCTAGGGCCTGTCCAGGTAGACTCAGTGCAAGGCAAAACCCTGCCCTGCTGTTaactgccagccctgcctcctcGCAGCCCCTGATGATGGGAAAACACGTGCTCCAGTATGGATCCGTTCCTGTTACACAGCACTGGGCATTTGCCATCTGCACtttggaggcagcagcagccacaactACACTGAGGAATTGCTCTTTGCAGGGCAGGCCAGCCTCtaagcacagacacacacagtgaaaccagcagagctgcagacagTGAAaaggggttttggttttcttaaaacaatttattatttcaattttatataaaaacCGTGCAATCAATTAACTCTAGATCATTGCTGGTTTCCTAGCACATCAGACCCTTTTCCCAtgacaaaaaatacaaacaatgaCAACAGCTAAACACAGAGTTCAGAATTTCAGTAAAGCCATTTGATTTCCGAAAGTGTCTTTCATTGACTGCACAATAATTACACCTGGCATGACACAGGAGGAAATCATATCATAATCTGGgatacagaaaaatagaaatctgCCTGTATGTATATTATAAAATGTAATTCCCTCACGTATAGCATGTGATGGCACATCTTTGGTCTGCATTTATTGATCACCTCGCCCCACTTTGGCAGAGGCATGGTGCCCACCACCCCACTTCTCTGGCACCAGGTTCATGATCTGAGCATGGCAGCAGGTCAGTGGTTGTGTCGGGGCTGGGAGCACGAGGTATTTCGGAGTGCCAGAGaaacccttttttcccctgcgGCAAAGGGAGGAAGGCGGTGGGGGCCTGTCCCTGCCAGGGAAGAGGAGCTGATCCTGGCCCACACAGCCAGAGCACCTCGGCTCCAGGATGGGGAACAGACCAAATGGCTCCAtgccctgcctggagctgaGGAGAGACAGGAAACACACAGGCTCCTTAAACCTCCCCCCTAGCCCTGGTGACCCCAAGCTTTCCCTATGCTGAACAAGAGGGATGTGGACACCAGGTTGAGGGAATGTGGAGGGGGGTTGGCCGCCCCCCAGGCAAAGAGCAACATGACTCTGCTGGGGTGAAACGAGGTGAGCCACCTGCAACGGGTGGCTGCCAGCCGGGCCGGGGCCAGGGGGGGTCCTAGTCGTCGTCCTCCCCGCCGCCGTAGAGGTCTGCCAGCTTCCTGAAGCGGCTGCCCCAGTCGTTGAGGTAGTCGTAGTCCTGGTCGCGGTCGGAGGCAGAGGAGTTGAGGGAGCTGAGCGAGGTGGCCTCTGAGCCGCTGCCCTCGTAGTCAAACACCAGCAGGGAGTCGTAGGGGGGGGCCGTGGGGTCCGTGTCTGCCGCCTTCAGGTTCtgggtggggggcagaggggtCAGTGCctgtccccccccccaggctggggacacTGCCGCTGGCGGTGTCCTGATGGTGCCCGCATGGATGGGGGTTCCACCCCTCCCAGTCCCCTCCCAGAGcactgtgtggggctggggctggggctcacCTCATCGATGAAATTCCCGATCTCGTCAGGATTGGCAGGCCGGGGCCGGTACTGGGGGGCAGTCATCAGTGGAGGGGCCACATCATTGCGGATCACCTCGGGGCGGGCATCCAGGCCCCGGTGCAGCTGGCTCAGGTCATAGTCCTGCATGGGGACAGGGGTGGGGGAACATGGGGAAACAACGCTTAAGGATGGGCACGAGCACTGCTACACTGGGACCTGGAGTGTGAAGGAGGAGAGTGCCACAGGGACCTGGCGGGCAGGGTCCAGCCTGGCACAGTCGTCTCACCTGGTCCTCCTCACCACCACCCTCCTCGTCGTAGTGGTAGACGTTGTCCCGCATGTCATCCTCAGGTGGGAGCAGTGGCTCCTTCACCACCCTCCTGCGCCTGGcgaagagcagcagcagcagcagcaggactgcaaGCAGAGTGCACCGGCGtcagggcagcagggtgagggtgGCTCCAGCCCCGTCCCATCCCCATGCTGTGGTACTCACTCAGCAGCACCAGGATGCCACCCAGGATGCCCAGGATGGTGGGGATGCCCACGCCACTAGCAATGTACGCTCGCCGCTCACAGTTTTTGGCTGGCCCTTCACAGTCGCACACCTGGGCTTTGACTGGCGTCACCTGCACCTTGCCCTGGCCATCGGTCAGCTTCAGGAAGATGCTGTACTCCCCCGGCTCCAGCTGCTTCACCAGCTTCAGCACCAGCAGGTCTTGCACCAGAGAGAGGAGCTGGGCTCAGAGACAGGTCCCCCCTCCTCGGTTTGGGGACACCCTCGGCACCAGTGCAGAGCTTTGCGTGTGGCAGTTCCCCAACCTGATGCCCATCGTGGGGGCCAGCACCAGCTGCGCTTGGGGGAGCACAGAAAGCCAAGGGGACCTGGGATCTGGCCCTTGCTCGGTGTCTCCTCACCACCCCATGCTGAGGGCGGGTGGCCAGGCCAGACTAGGTGGCACTTACCTTGTTCAATCACCCTGACAGTCCAATTGGCACCAGAGCcgtgctccagccctgcttggAAGGGGTAGGTGTTGGGGGGCAGGTCCTTGTCGACAATGTTCAGCGTCTGCTCCTCAGGCTGCCGGTTGCAGATGTCAAAGATCCGGGGCTCTGGCATGGGCCCGTTGTCGTTCACAtcctggaggagaaggagcagcGTCCCTGTGCCAGTGGCATCCGGCGACCCTGCAGGACCAGGGGTTAGCAAGGCACCTCGGGAGGGAGTCCTGGCCCCTGCCTCAGCACACGGGCAGGCAGCAACAGCCCCTTCCCAAAGGGCAAGGCAGGGCGCTCCTCACCACTGTCCACCGCCAGGACAATGGCCTTGTAGGTGCTGTTGATGGCGTGCATTGACTCCCGGTCCAGCGGCTGGGCTGCCGTGACGATGCCGTTCTCAGGGTCGATGGCCAGCCACCCCGCGGGGTCACTGCCCATGCGGTACCTGGAACACGCGAGGGTtcagcaggagggatgcagcATGTGGCACAGTGCAGCCCTTCGGGCACCGCagcatgcccccccccccccaacacccccccacTCACGTGATTTTCTGCCTCTGATCCTTGTCCGGGTCCTGGGCAGTGTAGGAGGTGACCTGGTGCCCCAGTGGCAGATCCTCCATCACCTCCACCCTCTTAACTGGGGGCACGAAAACAGGGGCTTCATTCACATCTCCAACCAACACCAGGACACTGGCTGTGGAGAGCGGCAGGGGCACGGTGAAGGGGACGGCATTCTCCACTGTCACCACGAGGTTATACCGGCTTCTGGTCTCGTAATCCAGGCCCTGGAGGGGGGCAGGAGAGAGGAGCTGGGTAGCActggcagggaggcagctggtgccagggcggctgtgcagcagcaggacccACCTTGGCGGTTTTCAGGATGCCATCGTTGGTTTTGGGGTCGGTGGTGATGCTGAAGTCACCATCCTGGTCTCCGCTCTTGATGCGGTAGACAGCTTGCCAGGCAGGGGAGCCCTGCATGTCCCCGTCCATCACGTGCAGCCGGGCCACTACCACCCCCACCTCATTTTCATTCACCGTCCCCTCATACTGCAAGAGAGGGGACAGGGATGGTCACCCGCACGGTCCTGGGCACCACCATGGGGTGGGTGCAGGGGCTCGTGCCGTGGTGGCCCGGCGAGGGCAGTGGCTCGCAGGAGCTGGCTCAGGTACCGAGGTGGGGTTGAAGATGGGAGGGTTGTCGTTTGCATCGGTGACTTCCACGATGGCGGTGGCAGTGTTGGTCAGGCCACTGCCCTCCTGGTCCGCAGCCTGGATGATTAGTGTGTAGTTGGGAGTGGTCTACAAGTCAAAATCACCATGGTTAGGGCAGGGGTAGGGTCCAGCATGTCCCCCTTCTCTAGGGGGGACATCACCTGCCGGCTCTTCCACCCTTCTCCAGTCATGGTATTCATCACCAGCACAGACACTTGCCAGCGTCCCCACTGCCCACCCAAATGACTGGGAGTCCACCCGCCCCCGGGactcagcacagctgggggcCCCTGCAATGTCCCTAGTGCAGATCCCAAATGGACTTGGGGCTGCAGACAccccagagcagggcagtgaCCCAGGGATGGCAAATCCCCAGACTGGCCCAGACCCTGGGGCTCCAGCATCCCTGGCTCCCCACGGCAAGTCCCACTGCAGAGCTGGTGCACAGTCCCCTGAGACACAGCGAGGGTTCCCACCTCTCGGTCCAGCCCGGTGCCGATGACACTGATGATGCCCTTCTCCGGGTCAATGGTGAACATCCGTTGCGCACTCTTGGGCTCCTCGCTGAGGATGGAGTAGTTGATGATGCCGTTGTTCACATTGACCCCATCATCTGCATCTGTGGCGTTCACGGTCATCACAGATGTGCCTGGACACAGAGACAAGCAGGGGGGATTTTACTCATCAGAGGAAACCAGCTGGACACCCTGGCACAGCTCCGGCTCAGCGCCCTGCATGGTCCCAGCCACGGGGCCCACGGCATGCCAGTCCCCCACGCACCCGGCTTTGCGTTCTCCTCAATATAGCCAACAAAGACTTGCTTGGTGAAGATGGGCCGGTTGTCATTCTGGTCTGTGACGGTGATGATGATCTccatggggtcctccacaggctgcccGTTGGCCGACACGGCGTGGGAGAAGAGCTGCGAGGGGCACCGTCAGCTCGTGTGCGGCCCCAGGGAccatcccctccccatcccggccccccacTCACGACGTATTTATCGATCTCCTCCCGGTCCAGCGGCTTCGTCACCTCCAGCCACCCCGTCTCCCGCTCAATGGTGAAGACGCCCACGGGGGGGGTGTccgcccccctgccccgtgATGCTGTAGAAAACTGTGGTCTCCTTGTCCTTGTTGGATTTGATCTGGCAGCGCGGCAGAAGGGGGGGTTAGGGGtgtcccagtgctctggggaccccccctgccctgcgCCCCGATCCCCTGTACCTGCACCAGCTTCTTGGGGAAGGGTCCCCGCTCGTTCTCGGGGCAGTTGATGGGGGGGATGACCCAGTCCCTCTTCTGCCGCTGGAGGCCATGGCCGTGCTTAGGGAAGATCAGCACGTCAGGCGCTGCGtcctgcagggagagcagctcgGCTCAGTGCCAGCACCTCGCCAAACCTTCTGCACAACCTGCCCTGGGGAGAGGGGTGCAGCGACtccagggagaggagctgcGCTTTACCTGGTGCTGGTGGAGGTGATGATGCCACCACCTGCGCAGGGTCACCCTGGTCGAATGCTTCTTGCCCAAGACGTCCCATGCGTAGACAGAGAAGCTgatctcctgctgctggagctgcaggggcCGGGTTGCAGAAATGACACCATCCCTGCTCACCCTGAAGTGTGTGTCATCCGAGAGGTACATGGCACGCTGctgctcaccacagttcacaaAGCTcactggggacagggagagTGAGTGGGCAGGGGGCTCCTGGTGCTGCCCGGGGGGGAGCTGgtgagggcagggcaggaggccAGACACCAtgggacaggcaggcagcagagcaggagggcGCAGGACAGTGCATGGGCATGGGCACATGCATGATGGCCACAGCTTGGAGGCTCGGGGGGACCGTGGGGTCACAGGTGCAGTGGGGACACAGCATGCACAGTGCCACATGCCCTACCAGGATCCTGTCCTGGGCACGAGCAGGGTGTATGGCATGACACACAGTGCATCCCTGCTGTGGCTTTGGTGCAGGACACGGCACAGCACAACCTGCCGTGCTGTGGGATCCCTGGCAGCCAGTGACAACGGGGCAAACGGCACGCAGCACAGCGTGTCCCCGCTGTGTGGAGCACATCCCCGCACACGGCACTGTGCACAGCCCATCTCCGCACATGGCACATCCCTGCCATGCAGCACATCCCCATGCATGGTGCATCCCTGTGGCACAGCACATCCCCACATGTGGCACAACACATCCCCACATGTGGCATGTCACTGTGCCACGCCTGTGGCAGTGGGtactgctgctctggctgctcttcaaataaaaacaagGGCAGCACGGCAGCACCCACTCACCTGCACTGGCACCCAGTGCCCCGGCAGCCAGGCCGGGGGGGCCATGTGTGTTGCCAGGGCTGATCCACAGGGCACTGCAGGCCGGTGGGTTACGGTGCCCCAGTGCCTGAGGACCCATGTGGGGTCCCTGAGCCCCCACACGTCTGGGGACCATGGCCACACgtctgcagcagggacagcccaGGCTGCGACCCACTGCAGGAGGGGAACATTAACCCGTGTGGCTGAAAGGTACTGGCCCCAGTGCACCCATGGTGCTGGGTGACAGCTGGGGCACTCAACCTGCCCAGGCACCCTTTGGGACCTCCGacacctctgctgcagggaggcCCCAGGGACAGCAGGCACCCACCACTGACTAGGACCAACAGTGTCCTGGTGTCACCAGCTTGGCACTCTGCTGGGGCACAGTATGAGCCAGGACCAGCACACGGGGGCCATGGCCAGCCCGCGGGGAGGCTGTGAGCAGCACAGCGGCAGTGTCAGGCAGTCAGCAGGCATCACATGAGCGGGTGCCTCGCTGCCGGGATCTCCTGAACAAACACCCTTTGTCTGCGAGATGGTTTGTTTGAACTAGCAGCACCCGGGCTGGGGTCCCTGCCAGCGCTGCCGCCACCGGCCCTGGCGTGACCCACACCGTGCAGAGTGGGTGCCGGGGCTGTGCCACAGGAAGGCAACgtgcctggggtggggggcagcgaGCACGCCCGAACGCCGGGCACGAGGccactgctggggctggggctgccgtTGCTGGTCCCACTGCCCTTACGTCAGCCCACTTGCAGCCCAGGAATTCGGAGGTGCCGGCAGGATGGAGGCAGGTGGGGAGCGATTGCCaggccctgggctgggggctgccccccctgcccaccacggtGCTCCCaacccagcccaggcagccagggaggaCCTGCTGGCACGatgccagcccagctcagccccacggcGGGACCCCCGGCAAAGGCTGTGGGCCAGGGGAGCcggtggggctggctgggcaggaaCGTGCCAGGGCAGGCCGGGTGCTGCCGCAGCGGGGGCCGGCGGTGGGGAGAGGCACCCCAGCACCTATGGGCACAGGCACAGTACTTGGCACTTGGGACCTGGCACCGTGCCGGATGGGAGCAGCGAGTGGGCAgtgctcagcccccagcccctcactgGGTGCAGTGAGTGCTCGGCGCTCAGCCCCACGCCAAATAGGTGCAAGGAGCACTCAGCGCCCGctccccccccttcccacctGGCCGTGCACAACCTGTTTTTCCAGTGGTTCCAGCTCCTCAGTTGAAGGAAAGCCTTCTGTaaccctcccctccccggggctggcagccggggggcccctctcctctcctcctgcagaggggcaggaggcCAGGAGAGCTGGATGGGGGTCCCTTGGAGGGGTCCCCCCCTTCCAGACCCTCGCCACCACCCACGGGGCGCTGGGGCAGCCAGACCCTGCGTTACCAGACTACCAACCAGGGCAGAGGGATGAGACCCTGCACCGGGATGGGGACCAGAGCAGCCCACCAAGCCACCCTGCGTCCCATGGTGTCtcaccagggctgggcacagacTGACTCACGGGCCACGGGCAGAGCTGTGGCAATGCTACCACCCTCTGCTGCCGGCTGTCACCACCCCGGTGGTGCCTGGTCTGCGTGGGTTGTGCAAGCACGGCAGTTCCGGGGTGCAAGCTGGCGACAGGGGGGGGGGTGGATCACGTCAGCCTGTGGGCAGCCAGGGCAAAGGTGCTGCGAGCGCCGCATCCTGTCAGCGCGCCCACTGACGTCACCCAAGTTTCGCTGTGACTTCAGACTTGAGGTTCCCCCACCCAGGGCTGACAGGGAAGTGTCCCAGCCCCTGCCATGTCCTGCAGGGCCCTGCCACCCCAGAGACCCCCACTGCCACCCCAaaggacaccaccaccacccgcTGAGCAGAGCAGCCCGGTCCTGGCCCAGCCCCGGGGACGCCGCAACCCCCACGCAGGTGTTcgtctcccccagccccagcgctgtGCGGGGCCTGTCCTGACCTGCTGGAGGGAAAACACTGCGCTCAACTCATCAGCCTAATTACAGGCCAGCTCGTCAGCCCACCCTCACTGCAGCCTGGTTgcgggctttggtgtgctgtgTGGCATGGCATTGCCAAGCACCCACACACTTGTCCACCTTCATGGCAGGGCATCACCATGGTATGGCGGGCATCACCAGGCTGGCACACGACCCATATGAGCAGAcatcttccctcctcccacacCCCGTTTCCACCCAGGACCCAAAACTGGAAGTGCTGGTGGTGGGATGAGGAAT
The Falco biarmicus isolate bFalBia1 chromosome 15, bFalBia1.pri, whole genome shotgun sequence DNA segment above includes these coding regions:
- the CDH1 gene encoding LOW QUALITY PROTEIN: cadherin-1 (The sequence of the model RefSeq protein was modified relative to this genomic sequence to represent the inferred CDS: deleted 1 base in 1 codon), whose amino-acid sequence is MGRCGGCAAPLCLLLLLLQADHRLCEQFVPCQPGFTAETFNLTVPRDSVAAGQVLGRVSFVNCGEQQRAMYLSDDTHFRVSRDGVISATRPLQLQQQEISFSVYAWDVLGKKHSTRVTLRRWWHHHLHQHQDAAPDVLIFPKHGHGLQRQKRDWVIPPINCPENERGPFPKKLVQIKSNKDKETTVFYSITGQGADTPPVGVFTIERETGWLEVTKPLDREEIDKYVLFSHAVSANGQPVEDPMEIIITVTDQNDNRPIFTKQVFVGYIEENAKPGTSVMTVNATDADDGVNVNNGIINYSILSEEPKSAQRMFTIDPEKGIISVIGTGLDRETTPNYTLIIQAADQEGSGLTNTATAIVEVTDANDNPPIFNPTSYEGTVNENEVGVVVARLHVMDGDMQGSPAWQAVYRIKSGDQDGDFSITTDPKTNDGILKTAKGLDYETRSRYNLVVTVENAVPFTVPLPLSTASVLVLVGDVNEAPVFVPPVKRVEVMEDLPLGHQVTSYTAQDPDKDQRQKITYRMGSDPAGWLAIDPENGIVTAAQPLDRESMHAINSTYKAIVLAVDSGSPDATGTGTLLLLLQDVNDNGPMPEPRIFDICNRQPEEQTLNIVDKDLPPNTYPFQAGLEHGSGANWTVRVIEQDLLVLKLVKQLEPGEYSIFLKLTDGQGKVQVTPVKAQVCDCEGPAKNCERRAYIASGVGIPTILGILGGILVLLILLLLLLLFARRRRVVKEPLLPPEDDMRDNVYHYDEEGGGEEDQDYDLSQLHRGLDARPEVIRNDVAPPLMTAPQYRPRPANPDEIGNFIDENLKAADTDPTAPPYDSLLVFDYEGSGSEATSLSSLNSSASDRDQDYDYLNDWGSRFRKLADLYGGGEDDD